The proteins below come from a single Streptomyces spongiicola genomic window:
- a CDS encoding anthranilate synthase family protein, translated as MHVLDRLLAPGGPPFALLRRLTPGRDHDTVEVLTGPVREVGLLADIPVGERPSLALVPFRQIRERGFDVRDDGTPLSVLVAEESHELPLGEVLDRLPAHPVSVEGGGFDVGDEEYAEIVRRVVADEIGRGEGADFVIRRTFTGRVAGFGRADALALFRRLLAVERGAYWTYVVHTGDGRPRAGGRGTDAGGRTLVGASPEVHVRMSGGTVVMNPISGTYRYPAGGPTVDGLLDFLSDRKETDELSMVVDEELKMMCRVGDMGGVVVGPRLREMSHLAHTEYELRGRSSLDVREVLRETMFAATVTGSPVQNACRVIERHEPPGPDGGGRGYYAGALALLGTGAGGAQTLDSPILIRTADISASGEVRVPVGATLVRDSDPASEVAETHAKAAGVLVALGVRPEAASGEAARPRLVDDPRVRAALDARRADLAPFWLRMQASPERVRGHALVVDGEDTFTAMLAHLLRGAGLGVTVRRYDEPGVREAALAHGGPVVLGPGPGDPSDTADAKMRLLRSLTAELLGGHRGGLLGVCLGHELIAAELGLDIARRERPFQGTQLRIGLFGAEETVGFYNSFTAVCDDESAEELALRGVELSREPSGEVHALRGPGFAGIQFHPESVLTLRGPEIVRMLLDTVVPERAP; from the coding sequence ATGCACGTCCTCGACCGGCTGCTCGCCCCCGGCGGGCCACCGTTCGCCCTGCTGCGCCGGCTCACCCCGGGCCGCGACCACGACACCGTCGAGGTGCTGACCGGCCCGGTCCGGGAGGTCGGGCTGCTCGCCGACATCCCGGTGGGCGAGCGCCCGTCGCTGGCGCTGGTGCCGTTCCGGCAGATCCGCGAGCGCGGCTTCGACGTACGCGACGACGGCACCCCGCTGTCCGTGCTGGTCGCCGAGGAGTCCCACGAGCTCCCGCTCGGCGAGGTGCTCGACCGGCTGCCCGCGCACCCGGTGAGCGTCGAAGGGGGCGGCTTCGACGTCGGCGACGAGGAGTACGCGGAGATCGTCCGGCGCGTGGTCGCGGACGAGATCGGACGCGGCGAGGGCGCCGACTTCGTCATCCGCCGCACGTTCACCGGCCGGGTGGCGGGCTTCGGCAGGGCGGACGCCCTCGCGCTCTTCCGGCGGCTGCTCGCGGTCGAGCGCGGTGCGTACTGGACGTATGTCGTGCACACCGGGGACGGGCGGCCCCGAGCCGGCGGGCGGGGCACGGACGCGGGCGGGCGCACGCTCGTCGGGGCGAGCCCGGAGGTGCACGTCCGGATGTCCGGCGGCACGGTCGTGATGAATCCGATCAGCGGGACCTACCGCTACCCGGCGGGCGGCCCGACGGTCGACGGGCTGCTGGACTTCCTCTCCGACCGCAAGGAGACCGACGAGCTGTCCATGGTCGTCGACGAGGAACTCAAGATGATGTGCAGGGTCGGCGACATGGGCGGTGTGGTCGTCGGGCCCCGCCTCAGGGAGATGTCCCATCTCGCGCACACCGAGTACGAGTTGCGGGGGCGGTCCTCGCTCGACGTCCGCGAGGTGCTGCGCGAGACGATGTTCGCGGCCACGGTCACCGGCTCGCCGGTGCAGAACGCCTGCCGGGTCATCGAGCGCCACGAGCCCCCGGGCCCGGACGGCGGCGGGCGCGGGTACTACGCGGGGGCCCTCGCCCTGCTCGGCACCGGCGCGGGCGGCGCGCAGACCCTCGACTCCCCGATCCTGATCCGTACCGCCGACATCTCCGCGTCGGGCGAGGTACGGGTGCCGGTCGGCGCGACGCTGGTCCGCGACTCGGACCCGGCGTCCGAGGTGGCGGAGACGCACGCCAAGGCGGCGGGGGTGCTGGTCGCGCTGGGCGTCCGTCCGGAGGCCGCGAGCGGGGAGGCGGCGCGGCCGCGGCTGGTGGACGATCCCCGGGTGCGGGCGGCGCTGGACGCGCGCCGGGCGGATCTCGCACCGTTCTGGCTGCGGATGCAGGCATCGCCGGAGCGGGTCCGGGGGCATGCGCTGGTGGTGGACGGCGAGGACACCTTCACCGCGATGCTGGCGCATCTGCTCCGGGGGGCGGGCCTCGGCGTGACCGTGCGCCGCTACGACGAGCCGGGTGTGCGGGAGGCGGCACTGGCCCACGGCGGGCCGGTCGTCCTGGGCCCGGGACCGGGCGACCCGTCGGACACGGCCGATGCGAAGATGCGCTTGCTGCGCTCGCTCACCGCGGAACTGCTGGGCGGCCACCGGGGCGGTCTGCTGGGGGTGTGCCTGGGACACGAGCTGATCGCCGCCGAACTGGGGCTGGACATCGCCCGCAGGGAGCGGCCGTTCCAGGGGACCCAGCTGCGGATCGGGCTGTTCGGCGCGGAGGAGACGGTCGGCTTCTACAACAGCTTCACGGCCGTCTGCGACGACGAGTCGGCGGAGGAGCTGGCGCTGCGCGGCGTCGAGCTGAGCCGCGAGCCGTCGGGTGAGGTCCACGCGCTGCGCGGGCCGGGTTTCGCGGGTATCCAGTTCCACCCGGAGTCGGTGCTGACCCTGCGCGGGCCGGAGATCGTGCGCATGCTGCTCGACACGGTCGTCCCGGAACGGGCGCCCTGA